One segment of Rhodopirellula baltica SH 1 DNA contains the following:
- a CDS encoding PVC-type heme-binding CxxCH protein, which translates to MNLFASLERPVSMATAAFLSFVTLVFGLNTTHAVAQTPQSELEYTDVGWESQQITDQFYAEGSAVGDLNGDGINDLVYGPVWYEGPDYQTRHELAEAKVVSVMAYSQHFFSHVCDVNADGKLDVISVGFPGRQATLYTNPGKTNASQSEQFWPAHTIAPRVSNESPAWVDLIPGGLPELVCARDRAYGYYTADSLDDPTQPWQWIAVSEPGTALEPFGHGLGVGDIDGDGNQDIIDRQHWWRQPDSALVESTGTADSKPLWQRQSWIAQPFGGGGAQMHVHDFDGDGDSDLVTSENAHGYGLAWFEQTRPGQFVQHQISGESSMQNPHGYATSQMHAVETIDVDGDGRRDIVTGKRYYAHGGKDAGGLQAPLVVWFRNVKSDQPGGLEFVPHVIHETSGVGVEVVTSDINGDGLVDVLTGNKRGLTVHIQTDLSDVPLAKRRHVAERWRTSKRPQDEYAIGLSPSESAKHMDVPDGFEVDVVASEPDLVQPIAMCFDDRGRIWMIEGNTYPTKAPDGEGKDRILILEDSDGDGSFETKKVFADGVNLASGIEVGFGGVWIGAAPELFFYPDNNRDDVPDAEPTVLLDGWGYQDTHETLNSFTWGMDGWLYGCHGVFTHSNVGKPGTPKKDRTPLNAGVWRYHPVRHEFEVYAHGTSNPWGVDFNENGDWFVSACVIPHLFHLSQGGRYFRQAGQHFNPHTYDDIKTIADHLHYGDGTFQSANSANRVDRDLVRRTAATTSMVGGGHAHAGLTIYQADDFPAHYRGELFFHNLHGHRIVREHLETEGSGFLGRHRPDFMMSNDHEQIGVGIMQGPDGALYTSDWHDDQTCHHRDHEIWDRTNGRLFRIRYGDLRPYRFDLSKLSDDQLVQNLTHANAYFVRQSQRILQERTASGELNRNKVAEALTALIQSDAPRRSRLQAVWTAWTSGLLPVEGEQHVAPNFVQTDLSSLLDDSDPIIRGWAMQLIGEHRQSLSSGLLAKLEEMSAGEPSPVTRRYLASLLQRIPENQRLGIARGLLRHTVDQNDRNLPWLIWYGIEPVVDTDAEGVMSLVSNSNWNQLQRFVTRRTATTPEGRQALVGSIAKQIEKLPEDSAINNQFDWMLEELLQSARSRGGVAMPAAWPRVSGMLRKKASAPSTKDLVGALAIEFGDASALPELRTILAKTDEATTSRLDALRLLTQAKDPELGQLLLSLIDDRDIGAHAVRGLAPFDSPEIASTLIKRFNDWSPQKQSDALATLTSRTGSAMELIRAMEEGVIPPTIVPAYAIRNVLSLPFEDDTARERLEAAWGRIGSTSEQAKQLHAKYSALLTPKTLASANRSEGKKLYEANCGKCHRLFGEGEPIGPDLTGANRSDVNYWLENILQPNAVIGNAYQMTSFLMDDGRVVSGLIRSRNEDAVTVQTTSEIIVLSLDEVEVEKLSETSLMPEGQLEPMKPNQIRDLFGYLMSPGPSFAREWAVEAESLLETAVVSGGKVQNQNMKPFHDQWSADNQLWWTGGKVGSTLTLNVPHNINGPAEVQMHFTGAVDYAQLSLKINDADEQQFDGYSPDVRVLPAITWDRVELKTDEPLTIEIKITGKHEKAIARWMAGIDSVSIRPLP; encoded by the coding sequence ATGAATCTGTTCGCGTCCCTGGAACGTCCCGTTTCAATGGCCACGGCGGCCTTTCTGAGCTTCGTCACGTTGGTGTTTGGCCTGAATACGACGCATGCGGTCGCACAAACGCCTCAATCCGAACTCGAATACACCGACGTCGGCTGGGAATCTCAGCAGATCACGGATCAGTTTTACGCCGAGGGTTCCGCGGTCGGCGACCTCAACGGTGATGGGATCAACGATCTGGTCTACGGTCCGGTCTGGTACGAAGGTCCTGACTACCAAACCCGACATGAATTGGCGGAAGCCAAAGTGGTTTCAGTGATGGCTTATAGCCAACACTTCTTTTCGCACGTATGCGACGTCAACGCTGACGGAAAGCTCGACGTGATCTCGGTCGGATTCCCTGGTCGACAAGCCACCCTGTACACCAATCCAGGCAAAACGAACGCGAGCCAGTCCGAGCAGTTTTGGCCGGCCCACACAATTGCACCTCGCGTATCGAACGAGTCACCTGCCTGGGTCGATTTGATTCCGGGCGGACTTCCGGAACTCGTTTGCGCCCGAGATCGAGCCTACGGGTACTACACCGCGGACTCATTGGACGATCCCACACAACCATGGCAATGGATTGCTGTCTCAGAACCGGGAACCGCGTTGGAACCCTTTGGTCATGGTTTGGGTGTTGGCGACATTGACGGCGATGGCAATCAAGACATCATCGATCGCCAGCATTGGTGGAGACAACCGGATTCCGCCCTCGTCGAGTCGACCGGCACAGCCGACTCAAAACCATTGTGGCAACGGCAATCCTGGATCGCTCAACCGTTTGGTGGCGGTGGTGCTCAGATGCACGTACACGATTTCGATGGTGACGGCGACTCCGATCTGGTTACCTCTGAAAATGCACACGGTTATGGCCTGGCCTGGTTCGAGCAAACTCGCCCCGGTCAGTTCGTCCAGCATCAAATCAGCGGCGAATCATCGATGCAAAACCCACATGGGTATGCAACATCGCAAATGCACGCGGTGGAAACGATCGATGTCGACGGAGATGGTCGACGTGACATCGTCACCGGCAAACGCTACTACGCCCACGGAGGAAAAGACGCTGGTGGATTGCAGGCTCCCCTGGTCGTCTGGTTCCGCAATGTGAAAAGCGACCAGCCTGGTGGACTCGAATTCGTTCCGCATGTCATCCATGAAACATCTGGAGTGGGAGTCGAAGTCGTCACATCGGACATCAACGGAGATGGCTTGGTCGATGTTCTGACGGGCAACAAACGAGGTTTGACGGTCCACATTCAAACCGACCTGAGTGATGTTCCGCTCGCGAAACGCCGGCACGTCGCGGAACGCTGGCGAACTTCCAAACGACCGCAAGACGAATACGCGATTGGATTGAGCCCATCCGAATCAGCCAAACACATGGATGTGCCGGATGGGTTCGAGGTCGATGTTGTCGCGAGCGAACCGGATTTAGTGCAACCCATCGCCATGTGCTTCGATGATCGCGGGCGGATTTGGATGATCGAAGGCAACACGTATCCGACCAAGGCTCCCGATGGTGAAGGAAAGGATCGAATCTTGATCCTGGAAGATTCCGACGGCGATGGTTCATTTGAGACGAAAAAGGTTTTTGCCGATGGCGTGAACCTAGCCAGTGGAATCGAAGTCGGATTTGGCGGCGTTTGGATTGGTGCCGCTCCAGAATTGTTTTTTTATCCCGATAACAATCGCGATGATGTGCCCGATGCGGAACCAACGGTGCTATTGGATGGCTGGGGGTACCAAGACACTCACGAAACCCTCAACAGTTTCACCTGGGGCATGGACGGATGGCTGTATGGTTGCCACGGCGTGTTCACCCATTCCAACGTTGGAAAACCAGGAACGCCCAAAAAGGACCGGACTCCGCTGAACGCCGGCGTGTGGCGGTACCATCCGGTGCGACATGAATTCGAAGTCTACGCTCACGGAACCAGCAACCCCTGGGGAGTCGACTTCAACGAGAACGGCGATTGGTTTGTCAGTGCTTGCGTCATTCCACACTTGTTTCATCTGTCGCAAGGTGGTCGTTACTTCCGACAAGCCGGCCAACATTTCAATCCACATACATACGACGACATCAAAACTATCGCCGATCACCTGCACTACGGTGATGGCACGTTTCAATCGGCGAACTCAGCGAACAGGGTCGACCGAGATTTGGTCCGGCGAACCGCGGCGACGACATCGATGGTCGGCGGAGGCCATGCTCACGCTGGTCTGACGATCTATCAAGCCGACGATTTCCCCGCACATTACCGCGGCGAGTTGTTCTTCCACAATTTGCACGGCCATCGAATCGTGCGTGAACATCTGGAAACGGAAGGTTCCGGTTTCTTGGGCCGGCACCGCCCGGACTTCATGATGTCCAACGATCATGAACAAATAGGGGTGGGAATCATGCAAGGTCCCGACGGTGCCCTCTACACATCGGACTGGCACGACGACCAAACCTGCCACCACCGCGACCACGAGATCTGGGACCGCACCAACGGCCGTCTGTTCCGGATCCGGTACGGCGATCTTCGACCTTATCGCTTCGATCTATCGAAGTTGTCCGACGACCAGCTCGTACAAAACCTCACCCACGCAAACGCGTACTTCGTCCGCCAGTCTCAGCGAATTTTGCAGGAGCGAACTGCTTCTGGGGAACTCAACCGGAACAAAGTCGCCGAAGCTCTGACTGCATTGATTCAGTCGGACGCACCGAGGCGTTCGCGGCTGCAAGCCGTCTGGACCGCATGGACATCGGGACTACTTCCAGTCGAAGGCGAGCAGCACGTCGCCCCCAATTTTGTCCAAACGGATCTCAGTTCACTGCTGGATGACAGCGATCCAATCATCCGTGGCTGGGCGATGCAGTTGATTGGAGAACATCGTCAATCATTGTCCTCCGGTTTGCTCGCGAAGCTGGAAGAGATGTCGGCCGGCGAGCCGTCGCCTGTCACACGTCGCTATCTCGCGTCGTTGTTGCAACGCATTCCCGAGAATCAACGACTCGGCATCGCTCGCGGATTGCTTCGACACACCGTCGACCAAAACGATCGCAATTTGCCTTGGTTGATCTGGTACGGAATCGAACCGGTGGTTGATACCGATGCCGAGGGAGTGATGAGTTTGGTTTCCAACAGCAACTGGAATCAACTGCAACGATTCGTGACTCGACGAACCGCTACTACACCCGAAGGAAGACAGGCGTTGGTGGGATCGATCGCAAAGCAAATCGAGAAGTTGCCAGAAGACTCTGCCATCAACAACCAGTTTGATTGGATGCTAGAAGAACTGTTGCAATCCGCTCGCAGTCGTGGCGGAGTTGCGATGCCCGCAGCATGGCCAAGGGTTTCGGGAATGCTTCGCAAGAAGGCATCCGCCCCCAGCACCAAAGATCTCGTTGGTGCTCTCGCTATCGAATTCGGCGATGCATCTGCTCTGCCCGAACTACGCACGATCCTCGCGAAAACGGATGAAGCGACCACCTCTCGATTGGACGCGTTGCGATTGCTCACCCAAGCCAAAGATCCCGAACTCGGTCAGTTGCTGCTCTCACTGATCGACGATCGTGACATCGGTGCTCATGCTGTTCGAGGGCTCGCACCATTCGACTCACCCGAGATCGCATCCACGCTGATCAAACGGTTCAACGATTGGTCACCACAAAAGCAATCCGATGCCCTGGCAACATTGACTTCGCGAACCGGATCGGCCATGGAACTGATCCGTGCGATGGAAGAAGGCGTCATCCCACCGACCATCGTCCCCGCCTACGCAATTCGCAACGTGCTGTCTTTGCCATTCGAGGACGACACCGCTCGCGAACGCCTGGAAGCCGCATGGGGACGGATTGGTTCGACGAGTGAGCAAGCCAAGCAATTGCATGCCAAATATTCCGCCTTGCTAACTCCCAAAACATTGGCATCCGCGAATCGGTCCGAAGGCAAAAAGCTGTACGAAGCAAATTGCGGTAAATGCCATCGGCTGTTTGGCGAAGGCGAACCGATCGGGCCCGATCTGACAGGTGCCAACCGCAGCGACGTCAACTATTGGCTGGAGAATATCCTCCAGCCCAACGCCGTCATTGGCAACGCCTATCAAATGACATCGTTCTTGATGGACGATGGCCGTGTGGTTTCCGGATTGATTCGCTCACGCAACGAAGACGCGGTCACCGTGCAGACGACTTCCGAAATCATCGTGCTATCACTTGATGAAGTCGAAGTTGAAAAGCTTTCTGAGACGTCGTTGATGCCGGAAGGACAACTGGAGCCAATGAAGCCAAATCAAATTCGCGATTTGTTTGGCTACCTCATGAGCCCCGGGCCATCCTTCGCTCGTGAATGGGCGGTAGAAGCGGAGAGTCTTCTCGAGACTGCGGTTGTTTCGGGCGGGAAAGTTCAAAACCAAAACATGAAACCGTTCCACGACCAATGGTCCGCGGACAATCAACTGTGGTGGACCGGCGGCAAAGTTGGTTCAACATTAACGTTGAATGTACCGCACAACATCAACGGTCCTGCCGAAGTTCAAATGCACTTCACCGGTGCGGTCGACTACGCACAGCTATCGCTGAAAATCAATGACGCGGATGAGCAACAGTTCGATGGTTATTCACCGGACGTACGAGTCTTGCCTGCTATCACGTGGGATCGAGTGGAACTGAAGACCGACGAACCTTTGACTATCGAAATCAAGATCACGGGCAAGCACGAGAAGGCGATCGCACGTTGGATGGCCGGAATCGACAGTGTTTCCATACGCCCCCTGCCGTGA
- a CDS encoding SMP-30/gluconolactonase/LRE family protein, with protein sequence MSSAPEVRIASPLNVPDNDALRFLPEGPMAMVADGKLSWVGIQHGADVLHGSINVLDLATQTNQSHDLPGRPGFAFQCRTAGKFVAGVERSLGIFDINSGEWTPFFDGVDSDVTNTIINDGLAIDDNLIFGTKDLEFAEKKAGLYLYRGSDKKLIRLRDDQICSNGKMIRRDDSGKLFLLDIDSPTRKVVEYPLDIEAGTIGEARVVLDLTDDPGVPDGAILTPDGKGIIVAIFHPGVAEHGETRLYDLATGELRTIWQTPGSPQNTCPALVPHEGKLKLVITTAIENFSAEDQSKCPNAGQLFLGETDVAADESFERTVWPV encoded by the coding sequence ATGTCGTCTGCACCCGAAGTCCGCATCGCCAGCCCACTGAACGTTCCCGACAACGATGCCTTGCGTTTCCTACCCGAAGGACCGATGGCGATGGTTGCGGATGGAAAGCTGTCATGGGTGGGAATCCAACACGGTGCCGACGTGTTACATGGCAGTATCAATGTGTTGGACTTGGCGACGCAAACCAACCAGTCGCATGACTTGCCCGGTCGTCCCGGATTCGCGTTTCAATGTCGAACAGCGGGCAAGTTTGTTGCTGGAGTGGAGCGTTCGCTCGGTATTTTTGACATCAACTCGGGCGAGTGGACACCATTCTTCGATGGTGTTGATAGCGACGTGACCAACACGATCATCAACGATGGATTGGCGATTGATGACAACCTGATCTTCGGAACGAAGGATTTAGAATTCGCAGAGAAAAAGGCCGGGTTGTATTTGTATCGGGGAAGCGACAAAAAGCTGATTCGCCTTCGAGACGATCAGATTTGCAGCAACGGCAAGATGATCCGCAGGGACGATTCCGGCAAACTGTTTTTGTTGGACATTGATTCACCCACTCGAAAAGTCGTCGAGTATCCGTTGGACATCGAAGCGGGCACCATTGGCGAGGCTCGCGTGGTCTTGGATTTGACTGATGATCCCGGAGTTCCTGACGGAGCTATTTTGACACCTGATGGCAAAGGAATCATCGTCGCGATCTTCCATCCCGGTGTGGCGGAACACGGCGAGACACGACTTTATGACTTGGCGACCGGAGAACTACGAACGATTTGGCAGACTCCTGGGTCACCTCAGAACACTTGTCCGGCCTTGGTACCTCACGAAGGCAAACTGAAGTTGGTGATCACCACCGCTATCGAAAACTTCAGCGCTGAAGATCAATCCAAATGTCCAAACGCGGGACAACTGTTCCTCGGTGAAACGGACGTCGCCGCCGACGAATCGTTCGAGCGAACTGTCTGGCCTGTTTGA